A window of the Deinococcus gobiensis I-0 genome harbors these coding sequences:
- a CDS encoding ATP-binding protein: MRGFENASIQFDFPVTAIIGRNGGGKTTILGAAACLYESIKPRQFFAKSGALDNSMQGWKMSYEAVDKSVSTRDVIRKNATFTSSKWSRDTLKRDVLVFGVIRTLPASERTEMKKLASNNYEIDDKQIEAMATDVSLAVSKILGKDINKFSHIKIDKLGRISLLAGVTADGKSYSEFHFGAGESSVIRMVMKLEGPLIIRWF; this comes from the coding sequence GTGAGGGGCTTCGAGAATGCGTCGATTCAGTTTGACTTTCCTGTTACGGCAATTATTGGCAGAAACGGGGGCGGTAAAACTACAATTCTAGGTGCAGCGGCATGTCTGTATGAGAGTATTAAGCCAAGACAGTTTTTTGCTAAAAGCGGTGCATTGGATAACAGCATGCAAGGCTGGAAAATGTCATATGAAGCTGTGGATAAATCAGTTTCAACTAGAGACGTAATTAGAAAGAACGCAACATTTACTAGCTCAAAATGGTCTCGGGACACCCTTAAAAGAGATGTCTTGGTATTTGGAGTTATTCGAACACTTCCAGCCAGCGAGCGTACTGAGATGAAGAAGCTGGCTTCAAATAATTATGAAATTGATGATAAGCAGATTGAAGCTATGGCTACCGACGTCAGTTTGGCGGTTTCTAAAATTTTAGGAAAAGATATAAATAAATTTAGTCATATCAAAATAGATAAGTTGGGCAGAATATCTTTGTTAGCGGGAGTGACTGCTGATGGTAAGTCGTATTCCGAATTTCATTTTGGTGCAGGAGAATCTAGTGTTATCAGAATGGTTATGAAGCTCGAAGGGCCTCTAATAATTCGCTGGTTCTGA
- a CDS encoding ATP-binding protein: MENGLYPLATVKMVEYLIDIAYRKGIQTIFTTHSNDALRVLPSKAIWAIENGVARQGKLDVNMLRSISGNVDSELAVFVEDVFAKYWIEAVIRAHHPARGDSVGVYNIGGDSKALSTHIAHSINPAASLTSICYLDGDASVEANASKKVYKLPGQSPETYIYDKVKDEIREFKARLAIAMHLSSADQDRVEIAVEEVRRTNRDHHLLFRQLGDKLGYLSGNVVSGAFISTWIEIYPEEAKVIYLPIKETLQKFD, encoded by the coding sequence ATAGAAAACGGATTATACCCTTTAGCAACTGTAAAAATGGTAGAATATCTGATAGATATAGCGTATAGAAAAGGAATTCAAACTATATTTACAACTCACTCTAATGACGCTCTAAGAGTTTTGCCTAGTAAGGCAATATGGGCAATTGAAAATGGAGTTGCTAGACAAGGAAAGCTAGACGTAAATATGCTGAGAAGCATATCTGGAAATGTAGACAGTGAATTAGCTGTATTTGTGGAAGATGTTTTTGCAAAATACTGGATTGAAGCAGTTATAAGGGCGCATCATCCTGCTCGTGGAGATAGCGTAGGGGTGTATAATATAGGTGGTGACTCCAAAGCTCTGAGTACTCATATCGCTCACAGTATTAACCCAGCGGCCTCATTGACTTCCATATGTTATCTTGACGGAGATGCATCTGTAGAAGCTAACGCTTCTAAAAAAGTCTATAAACTTCCAGGACAATCGCCTGAAACATATATATATGATAAAGTTAAGGATGAGATTAGGGAGTTTAAAGCAAGACTTGCTATCGCCATGCATTTAAGTTCTGCCGATCAAGATCGTGTTGAAATTGCAGTTGAGGAAGTGAGGCGTACAAACCGAGATCACCATTTGCTATTTAGACAGCTAGGAGATAAACTTGGTTATTTAAGTGGGAATGTAGTTTCAGGTGCGTTTATCAGTACATGGATAGAGATATATCCAGAAGAGGCTAAAGTAATATACCTACCTATAAAAGAAACTTTGCAAAAATTCGATTAA
- a CDS encoding glucose 1-dehydrogenase: MTQDDPRQPAPNIPPQKQDNPGTEGALNPRADHGETSYRGNGKLEGKVALVTGADSGIGKAVALAFAREGADVVVSYLDEHEDAEDTARLVREAGRRVLLLPGDIGEQAHCHELVERTVAKFGALDVLVNNAGYQKNFGDMTEVTPDDLERHYRTNVFAIFYLCQAAMPHLQPGASIINTASVQAYQPTPTILPYASTKGAVVTFTKGFAKALGEKGVRVNAVAPGPIWTPLVVQGDAESAPEFGRKTPLGRPGQPAELAATYVLLASADSKYTTGAVYAITGGEITA, translated from the coding sequence ATGACCCAGGACGACCCCCGCCAGCCCGCCCCGAACATCCCGCCCCAGAAGCAGGACAACCCCGGCACCGAAGGAGCGCTGAACCCCAGGGCCGACCACGGCGAAACGTCGTACCGGGGCAACGGCAAGCTGGAGGGCAAGGTGGCCCTCGTGACCGGCGCCGACAGCGGCATCGGCAAGGCCGTGGCCTTGGCCTTTGCGCGCGAGGGCGCCGACGTGGTGGTGTCGTACCTCGACGAGCACGAGGACGCCGAGGACACGGCCCGGCTGGTGCGCGAGGCCGGCCGCCGCGTGCTGCTCCTGCCGGGCGACATCGGCGAGCAGGCCCACTGCCACGAACTCGTCGAGCGCACTGTGGCCAAATTCGGCGCGCTGGACGTGCTGGTCAACAACGCCGGCTACCAGAAGAACTTCGGGGACATGACCGAGGTCACGCCGGACGACCTGGAGCGGCACTACCGCACCAACGTCTTCGCCATCTTCTACCTGTGCCAGGCGGCCATGCCGCACCTCCAGCCGGGCGCGAGCATCATCAACACGGCGTCGGTGCAGGCGTACCAGCCCACGCCGACCATCCTCCCCTACGCCTCGACCAAGGGCGCGGTCGTGACCTTCACCAAGGGCTTCGCCAAGGCGCTGGGCGAGAAGGGCGTGCGCGTGAACGCGGTGGCGCCGGGGCCGATCTGGACACCGCTGGTCGTGCAGGGCGACGCCGAGTCGGCCCCCGAGTTCGGCAGGAAGACCCCGCTGGGCCGCCCCGGACAGCCCGCTGAACTGGCCGCGACCTACGTGCTGCTGGCCTCGGCCGACAGCAAGTACACGACCGGCGCCGTCTACGCCATCACCGGCGGCGAGATCACCGCTTAA